The following proteins come from a genomic window of Chryseobacterium glaciei:
- a CDS encoding helix-turn-helix domain-containing protein, with protein MDQQVQKMKIHPNYKQIYTDIIIRKYPEKWDHCAPILAKVELTVLDVMKVNTLIFSNTNKEITAFNQRHKSYDEKTILYMLSYQKKNKLNNTQLANHFKLSRNSIAKWKKIYRISKLV; from the coding sequence ATGGATCAACAAGTACAAAAAATGAAAATTCATCCAAATTATAAGCAAATATACACCGATATTATTATCCGTAAATATCCTGAAAAATGGGATCACTGTGCCCCCATTTTAGCTAAGGTGGAACTTACAGTTTTAGATGTCATGAAAGTCAATACACTCATCTTTAGCAATACAAATAAAGAGATCACAGCATTCAATCAACGGCATAAATCATACGATGAAAAAACCATTTTGTATATGTTGAGCTATCAGAAGAAAAATAAATTGAACAATACTCAATTGGCAAATCACTTTAAATTAAGTAGAAATTCTATCGCAAAGTGGAAAAAAATCTATAGAATTAGTAAATTGGTTTAA
- a CDS encoding transposase: MERVTNFKKINIGLLIHQKVKETTIEVTRICSFLKSTEEEIEEMYISKSLDAEILMRWSKLLKYDFFRIYSQHLILYAPPSREVNKVIDKEKTVLPQFRKNFYTKEVIDFILELIENGEKTRQQVIHDYLIPKATLHKWINKYKK, translated from the coding sequence ATGGAGAGAGTAACTAATTTTAAGAAAATAAATATCGGCTTATTAATTCATCAAAAAGTAAAAGAAACAACAATTGAGGTCACTCGGATTTGCAGCTTTTTAAAATCTACCGAAGAAGAAATAGAAGAAATGTATATCAGTAAATCCTTAGATGCAGAGATTCTCATGAGATGGTCTAAATTATTAAAATATGATTTTTTCAGAATCTATTCCCAACATTTAATATTATACGCTCCACCTTCCAGGGAAGTTAATAAAGTAATAGATAAAGAAAAAACGGTATTGCCTCAGTTTAGAAAAAATTTTTACACAAAAGAAGTCATTGATTTTATACTAGAATTAATAGAAAACGGAGAAAAGACAAGGCAACAGGTAATTCATGATTATTTAATTCCAAAAGCAACTTTACATAAATGGATCAACAAGTACAAAAAATGA